In Triticum urartu cultivar G1812 chromosome 6, Tu2.1, whole genome shotgun sequence, the following proteins share a genomic window:
- the LOC125516756 gene encoding B3 domain-containing protein Os02g0598200-like, translating into METPDRGQVIRNRTLHILICSVSVSVSHPEWRGAALRPANAPVLNRRRERMSSGELAHQNRPRSRDTEMECEEEEEDETCKMLSEEEEEEVEMWDKKVQNRKAFTGSLEKGRRMEEPIELSDDADDNETIMEMSKKAGKHKEKKRRHNDDGDHKKKKKSVSSHGGDKNTHSANRDKDKRRDMLLSPNKNKDPFHSKEKSRTMPSSHGGDGKMHPGDHHNDNKSSTMWRSEYDKYKGIPKKEMKKDKKPWPVHNGGSREEEKKKTVLVLSKEGKMPVLDNSSNKGNKWKKTPMLYDKVKKPRTSDKDDKAGSYDRKKTTPGYNAGHKVQSGHGEKKKVKFAFFKVAGEHFEEFLLIPPKPAGASKMVGLTNQLVCLEDSEGKSSMVRLSVVDGSLAFYQGWSNFVSDHSIKWAEIILFEYTGCSKFSVRVFGADSWERVSFTVETRGEEKKQKESYAPDDLAPCRCSRDIDGHHYVSGEYTRSNRPKTKSDGYTDNAEVSPGNLVAKSANAVPGTRRMSANSIEDPNGVVGGIVGGSSMAPDNKDGHLANGKHTGNAIFPSYIKATTRSPETVVIADEAPLAQENKDTVALDNKEANLTIGECKTKCNASITCNNEKATRLDLVPVTIDAAPLSQENGDAVELMTFAGHIEDAVMMKESTSAKCAEIHGSDEDLRRKQEGNTVRLECTAAADKFPSNNKMDTNGNACSKYEYPGGSQCLGKWKEATVSGRESLDGTELIRPEKRLKTEEKLVGAMGVNPVERGYDGTHSCVPSQISESGLTRTKIEHSVNGKGATGKPETKIEQVGPVESIGCRQERNNISMSANRAVAHQTEHHFFRQEDAKSSNPAPPVPLLPVKVEVSELDDHRPVLKASLQFVVPSTTQTRLELPDPLSNAVGRKGRLDRNIVMLKDPMKRLWPVFYHETSLFVGFTGGWKSFVAANKLEAGDLCVLLMDLDEDELVYDVEITRK; encoded by the exons ATGGAGACGCCGGACAGGG GGCAAGTAATCAGAAACCGCACCCTTCACATTCTCATCTGCTCCGTCTCTGTTTCTGTCTCGCACCCAGAGTGGCGCGGCGCGGCGCTCCGTCCGGCAAATGCCCCAGTCCTTAACAG GAGAAGGGAGAGGATGAGTAGTGGCGAGCTGGCGCACCAGAACCGGCCCAGGAGCCGTGACACGGAGATGGaatgcgaggaggaggaggaggatgagacATGCAAAATGCtcagcgaggaggaggaggaggaggtggagatgTGGGACAAGAAGGTGCAGAACCGGAAGGCATTCACTGGAAGCCTGGAGAAGGGGAGGAGAATGGAAGAGCCCATCGAACTGAGCGACGACGCCGATGACAATGAGACGATAATGGAAATGTCGAAGAAGGCGGGCAAacacaaggagaagaagaggaggcACAATGACGATGGTGAccataagaagaagaagaaatctgtGAGCAGCCATGGTGGTGACAAGAACACACATAGTGCCAATCGTGACAAGGATAAGAGGAGGGACATGCTGCTCTCGCCCAACAAGAACAAGGACCCTTTCCATTCCAAGGAGAAGAGCAGGACAATGCCGAGCAGCCACGGCGGTGATGGGAAGATGCATCCTGGTGATCACCACAATGATAACAAAAGCAGTACGATGTGGAGGTCTGAGTATGACAAGTACAAGGGGATTCCAAAAAAGGAAATGAAGAAGGATAAGAAACCGTGGCCCGTGCATAACGGTGGCAGcagggaggaggagaagaagaagacagTGCTCGTTCTATCCAAGGAGGGCAAAATGCCTGTGCTAGACAACAGCAGCAACAAGGGAAACAAGTGGAAGAAGACGCCAATGTTGTATGATAAGGTGAAGAAGCCGCGGACCAGTGACAAGGATGACAAGGCAGGCAGTTATGACAGAAAGAAGACAACACCGGGCTATAACGCAGGGCACAAGGTGCAAAGCGGTCACGGAGAGAAGAAAAAAGTAAAATTTGCATTCTTCAAGGTTGCAGGCGAACATTTCGAGGAATTCCTG TTGATACCACCAAAGCCGGCAGGGGCATCCAAAATGGTGGGCTTGACTAATCAGCTTGTATGTCTTGAAGACTCCGAGGGGAAGTCTTCAATGGTCAGGCTATCAGTGGTAGATGGTTCCCTAGCTTTTTATCAGGGGTGGAGCAATTTTGTTTCAGACCATTCCATTAAGTGGGCTGAAATCATCCTGTTTGAGTACACTGGCTGCTCAAAGTTTTCTGTGCGGGTCTTCGGTGCGGATTCTTGGGAGAGAGTATCTTTCACTGTTGAAACGCGAGGTGAAGAGAAGAAACAGAAAGAGAGTTATGCACCTGATGATTTGGCCCCATGTCGGTGCTCTAGAGACATAGATGGTCATCACTATGTTTCTGGTGAATATACTAGGAGCAACAGGCCTAAAACAAAGTCTGATGGATATACGGATAACGCTGAGGTTTCTCCTGGTAATTTAGTTGCTAAATCTGCGAATGCAGTTCCAGGGACACGTCGTATGTCTGCCAATTCAATAGAAGATCCTAACGGAGTAGTAGGCGGGATCGTAGGTGGATCCTCAATGGCTCCAGATAACAAGGATGGACATTTGGCGAATGGGAAGCACACAGGAAATGCTATTTTTCCATCATATATAAAAGCTACTACAAGGAGCCCTGAAACAGTTGTAATTGCCGACGAAGCTCCTTTAGCACAAGAAAATAAGGACACAGTGGCTCTTGATAACAAGGAAGCAAATCTGACCATTGGAGAGTGCAAAACGAAGTGCAATGCTTCAATAACTTGCAACAATGAAAAAGCAACTAGGCTTGATTTAGTCCCAGTTACTATTGATGCAGCTCCATTGTCACAAGAAAATGGTGATGCAGTCGAGCTAATGACATTTGCTGGTCACATAGAAGATGCAGTCATGATGAAGGAATCTACTTCGGCAAAATGTGCAGAAATACACGGTTCAGACGAAGATTTAAGGAGGAAACAAGAAGGAAATACAGTTCGATTAGAATGCACTGCTGCTGCGGACAAATTTCCTAGCAATAACAAGATGGACACCAATGGAAATGCTTGCAGCAAatatgaatatccaggaggttcCCAGTGCTTGGGGAAATGGAAGGAGGCTACTGTGAGTGGTCGAGAGTCTCTTGATGGCACTGAACTGATTAGACCTGAAAAAAGACTGAAAACTGAGGAGAAATTGGTTGGTGCAATGGGAGTAAACCCTGTTGAACGCGGGTATGATGGCACTCACTCCTGTGTGCCTAGCCAAATATCAGAGTCTGGGCTTACTAGGACGAAGATTGAACATTCTGTCAATGGAAAAG GCGCTACTGGTAAACCTGAAACAAAAATAGAGCAAGTGGGACCCGTGGAAAGCATTGGATGCAGACAGGAAAGGAACAATATTTCCATGAGTGCCAACCGTGCAGTTGCACATCAGACAG AACATCATTTCTTCCGACAGGAGGATGCGAAGTCTAGCAATCCTGCGCCCCCGGTGCCTTTGCTGCCTGTCAAGGTTGAAGTTTCGGAGTTAGATGATCATCGTCCCGTATTGAAGGCCAGTTTACAGTTCGTCGTCCCTTCTACCACTCAGACAAGGCTT